One genomic segment of Bacteroides caccae includes these proteins:
- a CDS encoding glycosyl hydrolase family 95 catalytic domain-containing protein: MKKLYSFFISTLLVSSAVCAGGTDYTKGLAIWFDAPNTLQGHAVWYGGRPDMWKGENKPETAGDTARNPDAAWESQSLPIGNGSIGANIMGSVEAERITFNEKTLWRGGPNTAKGADYYWNVNKQSAHILDEIRKAFTEGDQVKAERLTRQNFNSEVPYEGSREKPFRFGSFTTMGEFYVETGLNIIGMSDYKRILSLDSAMAVVQFKKDDVAYQRNYFISYPANVLVMRFSADRPGKQNLIFSYAPNPVSTGSMVAQGDNGLVYSAALDNNGMKYVVRIQAETKGGTLVNRNGKLTVKGADEVVFYVTADTDYKANFAPDFKNPKTYVGVNPVETTGQWLANAVAKGYSALLNEHYQDYAALFNRVKLNLNPTVKTGNLPTGQRLKNYRKGQPDYYLEELYFQFGRYLLIASSRPGNMPANLQGIWHNNVDGPWRVDYHNNINIQMNYWPACSTNLEECMLPLIDFIRTLVKPGEKTAQSYFGARGWTASISANIFGFTAPLESQDMSWNFNPMAGPWLATHIWEYYDYTRDLKFLKETGYELIKSSANFAVDYLWHKPDGTYTAAPSTSPEHGPIDQGATFVHAVVREILLDAIKASEELGVDKKERKEWEQVLANLVPYKIGRYGQLMEWSVDIDDPKDEHRHVNHLFGLHPGHTVSPVTTPELAEAAKVVLVHRGDGATGWSMGWKLNQWARLQDGNHAYTLFANLLKNGTLDNLWDTHPPFQIDGNFGGTAGITEMLLQSHMGFIQLLPALPDAWKEGSVRGICAKGNFEVDMIWENGLLKEATILSKSGERCIVKYAGKTLSFKTVKGHSYQLKYDSVKGELLKR, translated from the coding sequence ATGAAGAAACTTTATTCATTTTTTATCAGTACTTTACTTGTCTCCTCTGCAGTTTGTGCCGGAGGGACAGATTATACAAAAGGACTTGCTATTTGGTTTGATGCTCCGAATACTTTGCAAGGACATGCCGTATGGTATGGTGGCAGACCGGATATGTGGAAAGGTGAAAATAAACCGGAAACCGCCGGTGATACAGCTCGTAATCCGGATGCTGCATGGGAGTCACAATCATTGCCTATTGGAAATGGCAGTATAGGGGCGAATATTATGGGATCGGTCGAAGCTGAACGGATTACTTTTAATGAAAAGACACTCTGGCGGGGTGGTCCTAACACAGCGAAAGGAGCGGATTACTACTGGAATGTCAATAAACAGTCAGCGCATATCCTTGATGAAATACGTAAAGCATTTACGGAAGGAGACCAAGTTAAAGCGGAGAGGCTGACGAGACAGAATTTTAATAGTGAAGTACCTTATGAGGGCAGCAGGGAAAAGCCTTTCCGTTTCGGTAGTTTTACGACTATGGGAGAGTTTTATGTGGAGACCGGGCTGAATATTATTGGTATGAGTGATTATAAGCGTATTCTTTCTTTGGACTCTGCTATGGCTGTAGTGCAGTTTAAAAAAGACGATGTAGCGTACCAACGGAATTATTTTATTTCTTATCCTGCTAATGTGCTGGTCATGCGTTTCAGTGCCGACCGGCCGGGCAAGCAGAACCTGATATTCAGTTATGCTCCTAATCCGGTATCGACAGGTAGTATGGTGGCTCAAGGTGATAATGGCTTGGTTTATTCGGCTGCGCTGGATAATAATGGAATGAAATATGTAGTCCGTATCCAAGCGGAGACTAAAGGTGGAACATTGGTCAATAGAAATGGGAAACTCACCGTGAAGGGAGCGGATGAAGTTGTCTTTTATGTCACTGCGGATACTGACTATAAGGCTAACTTTGCTCCAGACTTTAAGAATCCGAAAACGTATGTCGGGGTCAATCCTGTCGAAACAACGGGCCAATGGCTGGCTAATGCGGTGGCCAAAGGTTATTCGGCTCTGTTGAATGAGCATTATCAGGATTACGCTGCTTTATTCAATCGGGTGAAGTTGAATCTGAATCCAACGGTAAAGACCGGTAATTTACCGACCGGGCAGCGGTTGAAAAATTATCGGAAAGGGCAGCCGGACTATTATCTGGAGGAACTTTATTTTCAATTCGGCCGTTATCTTCTGATTGCAAGTTCTCGTCCGGGCAATATGCCGGCCAACCTGCAAGGTATTTGGCATAATAACGTTGATGGGCCTTGGCGTGTTGATTATCATAATAACATAAATATTCAGATGAATTATTGGCCTGCCTGTTCTACGAATCTGGAGGAATGCATGTTGCCGTTAATTGATTTTATCCGCACATTAGTGAAGCCGGGTGAAAAGACGGCTCAGTCTTATTTTGGTGCGAGGGGCTGGACTGCATCTATTTCTGCTAATATCTTTGGGTTTACTGCTCCACTGGAAAGTCAAGATATGTCGTGGAACTTTAATCCAATGGCAGGCCCTTGGCTAGCTACGCATATTTGGGAGTATTATGACTATACACGGGATTTGAAATTCTTGAAAGAGACGGGATATGAGTTGATAAAGAGCAGTGCCAATTTTGCAGTTGATTATTTGTGGCATAAGCCGGACGGAACTTATACTGCGGCACCGTCCACTTCACCCGAACATGGCCCTATTGATCAGGGGGCCACATTTGTACACGCCGTTGTGCGTGAAATCCTATTGGATGCCATCAAGGCGAGCGAGGAATTGGGAGTGGATAAGAAAGAACGTAAGGAATGGGAACAGGTGCTTGCCAATCTCGTTCCTTATAAGATCGGCCGTTATGGGCAATTAATGGAATGGTCGGTAGATATTGACGATCCGAAAGATGAACACCGCCATGTAAATCATCTGTTTGGTCTGCATCCGGGACATACGGTTTCTCCTGTCACTACTCCCGAATTGGCTGAAGCTGCCAAAGTAGTATTGGTGCATCGTGGTGACGGGGCTACGGGTTGGAGTATGGGATGGAAGTTGAACCAGTGGGCTCGCTTGCAGGACGGCAATCATGCTTATACCTTATTTGCTAATCTGCTGAAGAACGGTACGCTTGATAATTTATGGGATACGCATCCGCCTTTCCAGATTGATGGAAACTTTGGTGGTACGGCCGGTATTACGGAGATGTTACTGCAAAGTCACATGGGATTTATCCAACTGCTTCCTGCTTTGCCGGATGCATGGAAGGAAGGCTCTGTCCGGGGTATATGTGCGAAAGGAAATTTCGAGGTAGACATGATATGGGAGAACGGACTTTTGAAGGAAGCGACTATCCTGTCAAAGTCAGGTGAAAGATGTATTGTGAAATATGCCGGCAAGACTTTGTCTTTTAAAACTGTAAAAGGACATAGTTATCAACTAAAGTATGATAGCGTGAAGGGGGAATTGCTAAAACGCTGA
- a CDS encoding right-handed parallel beta-helix repeat-containing protein, translating into MRFIALFICLSIVGISGITRAQQKDTIRVSNFGAHPYTYENCVTCLQEAISECKRSGARVLSFEKGRYDIWPEGAIRRKYFISNTSTEQECPSKVKTIGLLFEDMKDLTIEGNGATLMFHGKMTTIALERCKNLVFKDLHIDSERPAGSEMTFARVEDDEVEVVVHRDTRYEIVNGRMSLFGEGWRSNKNHCIEYSPVDSTFRYSQGWNVLAAAEAEGVAPNVVRFHVPEGFRPKVGNTLTIRDIIRDQVGWFIFESRDITLNRVQMHYMHGLGIVSQYTRNITMDKVKCMPREGSGRLLAASADMMHFSGCSGKVKIVGCYFAGAQDDPINVHGTNLRAVEKINTRTLNLRFMHGQSYGYNAYFEGDTVAFVKASTMERFASAQVVAVKRLTDRIVQVTFNRDIPGELELNHDCVENISCTPEVEIRHCYFTRTSTRGTLMTTPRKVVIADNTYYKTGMSAILIEGDAEGWYESGPVNDVLIQNNIFIGCAYSGGPENAVIALHPSNMVVDAERPVHRNVRIIGNTFRTFGNPVLYAKSTKDLIFKKNHVECTSSDDFRQKPLFILNGCKGVVIRENKLEEVCDKKMEFRQMKKKYIKVDF; encoded by the coding sequence ATGAGATTTATTGCTTTATTTATATGCTTGTCAATAGTCGGAATTTCCGGTATTACCCGGGCGCAACAAAAAGATACTATCCGTGTTTCAAACTTCGGAGCACATCCGTATACATATGAAAATTGTGTGACCTGTTTGCAGGAAGCTATTAGTGAATGTAAGCGAAGTGGTGCTCGCGTGCTCTCTTTTGAGAAAGGGCGTTATGATATCTGGCCCGAAGGTGCTATCCGGCGGAAATATTTTATATCGAATACATCGACCGAACAAGAGTGTCCTTCCAAAGTGAAAACTATCGGTCTGCTGTTTGAAGATATGAAAGATCTGACGATTGAGGGAAACGGAGCAACGCTGATGTTTCACGGGAAAATGACGACTATCGCTCTCGAACGTTGTAAGAATCTGGTGTTTAAAGATTTGCATATTGATTCTGAACGTCCTGCCGGTTCGGAAATGACATTTGCCCGTGTGGAAGATGATGAGGTGGAAGTTGTTGTACATCGTGACACACGTTATGAAATAGTGAATGGGCGGATGAGCCTCTTTGGTGAGGGTTGGCGTTCAAACAAGAATCATTGTATAGAATATAGTCCTGTTGATAGTACTTTCCGTTATAGTCAGGGGTGGAATGTGCTTGCTGCTGCGGAGGCGGAAGGGGTGGCCCCGAATGTAGTACGTTTCCATGTCCCGGAAGGATTTCGCCCGAAAGTGGGGAATACTTTGACAATTCGTGACATTATTCGTGACCAGGTGGGATGGTTTATTTTCGAAAGCCGAGATATTACACTTAACCGGGTGCAGATGCACTATATGCATGGGCTTGGTATAGTAAGTCAATACACTCGTAATATTACAATGGATAAAGTGAAATGTATGCCGCGCGAAGGCAGTGGCAGGTTGTTGGCAGCTTCTGCGGATATGATGCACTTTTCCGGATGTAGTGGAAAGGTGAAGATAGTTGGTTGTTATTTTGCGGGTGCACAGGATGATCCGATAAATGTGCACGGTACTAACTTGCGTGCCGTTGAGAAAATAAACACCCGTACTTTGAATTTGCGTTTCATGCATGGACAGAGCTATGGGTATAACGCTTACTTTGAGGGGGATACGGTCGCTTTTGTCAAGGCGTCTACTATGGAACGTTTTGCATCTGCGCAAGTGGTTGCTGTGAAACGGTTGACAGACCGTATTGTTCAAGTCACCTTCAATCGGGATATTCCCGGTGAATTGGAACTGAATCACGATTGTGTGGAGAATATCAGTTGCACGCCCGAAGTGGAAATTCGTCATTGTTATTTTACGAGGACAAGTACGCGGGGTACCTTAATGACTACTCCCCGAAAAGTAGTGATTGCAGATAATACTTATTATAAAACGGGCATGAGCGCTATCCTGATAGAAGGAGATGCCGAAGGCTGGTATGAATCGGGACCGGTGAATGATGTTTTGATTCAGAACAATATATTTATCGGCTGTGCGTATAGTGGAGGACCTGAAAATGCAGTCATTGCGTTGCATCCTTCTAATATGGTGGTGGATGCGGAACGTCCGGTGCATAGAAATGTGCGTATCATAGGTAATACGTTTCGTACATTCGGAAATCCGGTGTTATACGCCAAAAGTACGAAGGATTTGATTTTTAAAAAGAATCATGTAGAATGTACTTCTTCGGACGATTTTCGTCAAAAGCCTTTGTTTATTTTGAATGGTTGTAAAGGTGTTGTAATCAGAGAGAATAAGCTGGAGGAGGTTTGTGATAAAAAAATGGAATTTAGACAGATGAAAAAGAAATATATCAAGGTTGATTTTTAA